A single region of the Bdellovibrio sp. GT3 genome encodes:
- a CDS encoding DUF748 domain-containing protein, producing MKRILKTLGRVNKVVWIVLIFLVVVRVFMPEGIKYGINWYMGNKMESYKGKIEDFDLALYRGAYQIEGLKVWEKVKNEKAPLIAIKRLDVSLAWRGIFKGKLLGDLKVDGMKLDLVDSKDNKKKQMGKGQDWKAVVGKLIPIELESFRMANSEVHWLNNDFKVPVDVVIDRITASATNIKNTDNSKELLPSKVEITARVQKDASLTGGAKMNILAKTPTFDSKITMDRLNVTKLNDFFMAYGPISFSSGHVSLLAEVSAKDDKIVGYVKPFIEKLDVVSSEEKFDSPKRFFNEISLASVNLILRNPNNKTMAAKLEFEGAMKGPEFDTWGAVWSSLRNGFVEAMKKKLDNDVSIKDVPKKN from the coding sequence ATGAAGAGAATATTAAAAACTCTGGGTCGAGTAAATAAAGTCGTCTGGATCGTGTTGATTTTTTTGGTTGTGGTGCGGGTGTTTATGCCCGAGGGAATCAAGTACGGCATTAATTGGTATATGGGCAATAAAATGGAAAGCTACAAAGGGAAGATCGAGGACTTTGATCTCGCTCTTTACCGTGGGGCCTATCAGATCGAAGGTTTGAAAGTCTGGGAAAAAGTTAAAAACGAAAAAGCCCCTTTGATTGCGATTAAACGTCTGGATGTTTCTCTGGCCTGGAGAGGGATCTTTAAAGGCAAGCTTTTAGGTGATTTAAAAGTGGATGGAATGAAGCTGGATCTGGTTGACAGTAAAGATAACAAGAAAAAACAGATGGGCAAAGGGCAGGATTGGAAGGCTGTCGTGGGCAAGTTGATTCCGATTGAATTGGAATCATTTCGAATGGCCAACAGTGAAGTTCATTGGCTCAATAACGACTTTAAAGTTCCTGTGGATGTGGTTATTGATCGTATCACGGCATCTGCCACCAATATAAAGAACACAGATAACTCCAAAGAGCTTTTGCCCAGCAAAGTTGAAATCACGGCGCGAGTGCAGAAAGATGCCAGCCTTACAGGTGGTGCGAAGATGAATATCCTGGCCAAGACGCCGACGTTTGATTCCAAAATAACCATGGATCGTCTGAATGTGACGAAGCTGAATGATTTTTTTATGGCCTATGGGCCTATTTCATTTTCTTCGGGCCATGTGAGCTTGTTGGCTGAAGTGAGTGCGAAAGATGACAAGATCGTGGGCTATGTTAAGCCCTTCATTGAAAAACTGGATGTGGTGAGTTCCGAAGAGAAATTCGATTCACCCAAAAGATTCTTCAATGAGATTTCCCTGGCGAGCGTGAATCTGATTTTAAGAAATCCCAATAATAAAACCATGGCAGCAAAATTGGAATTTGAAGGTGCCATGAAAGGCCCCGAGTTTGATACTTGGGGCGCAGTCTGGTCTTCGTTAAGAAATGGCTTCGTCGAAGCCATGAAAAAGAAATTGGACAACGACGTCTCGATCAAAGACGTGCCTAAGAAAAACTAG
- a CDS encoding type 1 glutamine amidotransferase domain-containing protein, translating to MSKALEGKNVAILAADGFEQSELLLPKKALEDAGAKVEVVSLTTGEIKGWEKGNWAKPLTVDVAIQVASADDYDALMLPGGVINPDKLRSEEGAVQFVQEFVDTGKPIAAICHGPQTLIETGVLRGKRVTSYPSIRTDIINAGGEWEDNEVVVDNGLVTSRKPADIPAFCRKMIEEFAKGPQDTSVLGLGEQRREHPKHAH from the coding sequence ATGAGCAAAGCCCTAGAAGGAAAGAACGTTGCAATCCTGGCAGCCGACGGCTTCGAACAATCCGAATTACTACTACCTAAAAAAGCGCTGGAGGATGCTGGCGCCAAAGTCGAAGTTGTCTCTTTAACCACCGGTGAAATCAAAGGTTGGGAAAAAGGCAATTGGGCTAAGCCTCTGACGGTCGATGTCGCAATTCAAGTTGCCAGTGCCGATGACTATGATGCCTTGATGCTTCCAGGTGGAGTCATCAACCCTGACAAGCTGCGCTCCGAGGAAGGTGCTGTCCAATTCGTTCAGGAATTCGTGGATACGGGCAAACCTATCGCAGCGATCTGCCACGGCCCTCAGACGCTGATCGAAACCGGAGTCCTGCGCGGAAAACGCGTGACCTCGTATCCATCGATTCGCACTGACATCATCAATGCGGGTGGTGAATGGGAGGACAATGAAGTTGTCGTCGACAACGGCCTGGTCACCAGCCGTAAACCTGCCGACATCCCGGCCTTCTGCCGTAAGATGATCGAAGAGTTCGCCAAAGGGCCACAGGATACTTCTGTCTTAGGCCTCGGGGAACAACGTCGCGAGCATCCGAAACACGCGCACTAG